From Candidatus Binatus sp., a single genomic window includes:
- a CDS encoding ATP-binding cassette domain-containing protein — MSASTVSNRLQTAQHATGGESGAIDARALGFRYGDREALGDVTFSIARGEVFGFLGPNGGGKTTLFKLLSTLVPIQSGSAQMFGHDLAGETTAVRRRLGVVFQHPSLDGKLTAGENLAAHGHLYGITGRRLRERIAAMLELLRLSARERDRVETLSGGLQRRVELAKALLHEPELLLLDEPSTGLDPAARHEFSNYLEHLREHAGVTVVLTTHYMEEAERCDRIGMLHQGKLVAIAPPGDLKSEVGGDVIVIRAQAPELMQRKILQRFKLASQLVDGAIRIERIRGHELLRELIDAFGDEIESVSLGKPTLEDVFVHLTGRQFFADMAQTE; from the coding sequence GTGAGCGCCTCGACCGTTTCGAATCGATTGCAGACCGCGCAGCACGCGACTGGCGGCGAATCCGGCGCGATCGACGCGCGCGCTCTCGGCTTTCGCTACGGCGATCGCGAGGCGCTCGGCGACGTGACTTTTTCGATCGCACGCGGCGAGGTATTTGGCTTCCTGGGACCCAACGGCGGTGGCAAGACCACCCTGTTCAAGTTGCTCTCGACGCTGGTGCCGATTCAATCAGGAAGCGCGCAAATGTTCGGTCACGACCTGGCGGGCGAAACCACCGCCGTGCGGCGACGGCTCGGCGTCGTGTTTCAGCATCCGAGTCTCGATGGCAAGCTGACGGCCGGCGAAAATCTCGCGGCTCACGGTCATCTATATGGAATCACCGGCCGGCGGCTGCGCGAGCGGATTGCGGCGATGCTCGAGCTCCTCAGATTGTCGGCGCGCGAACGCGACCGGGTAGAGACGTTGTCAGGTGGACTGCAGCGCCGGGTCGAGCTCGCCAAGGCTCTGCTCCACGAGCCGGAACTGCTGCTGCTCGACGAGCCCAGCACGGGCCTGGATCCGGCGGCGCGCCACGAGTTTTCGAATTACCTCGAGCATCTGCGCGAGCACGCGGGCGTGACCGTCGTGCTGACGACGCATTACATGGAAGAGGCGGAGCGATGCGATCGCATCGGGATGCTGCATCAAGGCAAGCTGGTCGCAATCGCGCCGCCGGGCGACCTCAAGTCCGAGGTCGGCGGTGACGTAATCGTGATCCGGGCGCAAGCGCCTGAACTCATGCAGCGGAAAATCCTCCAGCGCTTCAAGCTCGCGAGCCAACTCGTGGACGGCGCGATCCGTATCGAACGAATCCGCGGGCACGAATTGCTTCGCGAGCTGATCGACGCATTCGGCGACGAGATCGAATCGGTCTCATTGGGCAAGCCGACTCTCGAAGACGTATTCGTGCACCTGACCGGGCGCCAGTTCTTCGCCGATATGGCGCAGACGGAATAG
- a CDS encoding ABC transporter permease codes for MREIFLQAATLWQREIVRFIRQPIRVMSAIATPLVFWLLLGAGLQASFKPSGMPAGIGYAQYFYPGVIVLMLLFTAIFATASTVDDRHQGFLQGVLVAPISRATIVLGQALGCTTLSLMQGAIFLAMAPLAGIRLSLEAIAVSLAMMALIAFAMTSIGLAMAWRTESTQGFHAFMNLLLLPIWMLSGAVFPVAGAPAWFQWTTRLNPLTYAVDALRRGLYLAEPASSGATMPMGSSVAIAVAFAAFAFILATRVARNASTI; via the coding sequence ATGCGCGAAATTTTTCTTCAGGCCGCAACCCTCTGGCAGCGCGAGATCGTGCGCTTCATCCGCCAACCGATCCGCGTGATGAGCGCGATTGCGACGCCGCTGGTTTTCTGGCTGCTGCTCGGCGCCGGCCTGCAAGCGTCATTCAAGCCGAGCGGGATGCCGGCCGGCATCGGCTACGCGCAATACTTTTATCCCGGCGTGATCGTGCTGATGCTGCTGTTCACGGCGATCTTCGCGACCGCCTCGACCGTGGACGATCGGCACCAGGGTTTTCTGCAGGGCGTGCTGGTCGCGCCGATCTCACGCGCGACGATCGTGCTCGGCCAGGCGCTTGGCTGCACCACGCTGTCGCTGATGCAGGGAGCCATCTTTCTCGCGATGGCGCCGCTGGCGGGAATCCGCCTCAGCCTCGAAGCGATCGCGGTGTCGCTCGCGATGATGGCGCTGATCGCGTTCGCGATGACGAGCATCGGGCTGGCGATGGCGTGGCGGACGGAATCCACTCAGGGCTTCCACGCGTTCATGAACCTGCTGCTGCTCCCCATCTGGATGCTGTCGGGCGCGGTCTTTCCGGTGGCGGGCGCGCCGGCATGGTTTCAGTGGACGACGCGGTTGAATCCCCTGACCTACGCGGTGGACGCGCTGCGGCGCGGACTGTATCTCGCGGAGCCGGCCTCGAGCGGCGCGACGATGCCGATGGGATCGTCGGTGGCGATTGCGGTCGCGTTTGCCGCGTTCGCCTTTATCCTGGCGACGCGGGTCGCCCGCAACGCCTCGACGATTTAA